A genomic region of Phragmites australis chromosome 2, lpPhrAust1.1, whole genome shotgun sequence contains the following coding sequences:
- the LOC133908568 gene encoding F-box/kelch-repeat protein At1g23390-like — translation MGVSVRPPVVKLRRHQEGCEADGDVASFAVMYLYGDVLESVVERLPAADLAAAARVSREWLRAVRAALRRRPRRLPWLVVHLQGRGRRSAAAYDPHSGAWLTVPAPRHATPSHVRLVRGARGDRVCALSLSGLNVAGDPLGTAAYVALKAPGVWRVDPVFAAVGDRIVALGGACQLALADGEDASAVEVHEGGGWAACEPMPDALRESAAATWLSAAATDKRVYLVERTTGWASWFDPANRRWGPTRLLGPDAAVSAWGVAPGRAGDDERLVLFGAKRVVKEAECRVVIQAWEVDGDTLEPIPSLSNDAMPSEMSERLFPRDDEEEEDEEYFDGTPLSIGVCGNSTGGYVYNAAEPANGAVLYELREGEKAKGSGTAAVARWDWVPCAPAVRAEPLGRAILACSPVGLDELARDVGPRDPRACITAH, via the coding sequence ATGGGTGTGAGCGTTCGACCTCCCGTGGTGAAGCTTCGGCGGCATCAGGAAGGGTGCGAGGCCGACGGCGACGTCGCGTCGTTCGCGGTGATGTACCTCTACGGCGACGTGCTCGAGTCGGTGGTGGAGCGCCTCCCGGCCGCCGATCTCGCCGCTGCAGCGCGGGTCTCGCGGGAGTGGCTCCGCGCGGTGCGCGCCGcgctgcgccggcgcccgcggcgACTGCCCTGGCTCGTCGTGCACCTTCAGGGCCGCGGGCGCCGGTCCGCCGCGGCGTACGACCCGCATTCAGGCGCGTGGCTCACCGTGCCGGCCCCGCGCCACGCCACGCCGTCGCACGTCCGCCTCGTCCGCGGGGCACGCGGGGACCGCGTCTGCGCGCTCTCCCTCTCGGGCCTCAACGTCGCGGGCGACCCGCTCGGGACGGCCGCGTACGTCGCCCTCAAGGCCCCCGGCGTGTGGCGCGTCGACCCGGTGTTCGCCGCGGTGGGTGACCGCATCGTCGCGCTCGGCGGCGCGTGCCAGCTGGCGCTGGCCGACGGCGAGGACGCCTCGGCGGtggaggtccacgagggcggcggctgggcggcCTGCGAGCCGATGCCGGACGCGCTCCGCGAGTCCGCCGCGGCGACGTGGCTCTCGGCGGCCGCCACGGACAAGCGGGTCTACCTCGTGGAGAGGACCACCGGGTGGGCGAGCTGGTTCGACCCGGCGAACCGGCGGTGGGGCCCCACCCGTCTCCTAGGGCCGGACGCCGCCGTCTCCGCCTGGGGCGTCGCGCCTGGCCGCGCCGGTGACGACGAGCGGCTCGTCCTGTTCGGCGCGAAGCGGGTAGTCAAGGAGGCAGAGTGCAGAGTCGTCATCCAGGCATGGGAAGTGGATGGCGACACTCTGGAGCCGATCCCCTCCTTGTCGAACGACGCAATGCCGAGCGAGATGTCAGAGAGGCTGTTCCCTCGCGacgacgaagaggaggaggacgaggagtaCTTTGACGGCACGCCGCTGTCGATCGGGGTGTGCGGCAACTCCACTGGCGGTTACGTGTACAATGCGGCCGAGCCAGCGAACGGCGCGGTGCTATACGAGCTGCGGGAGGGGGAGAAGGCCAAAGGGAGCGGCACCGCCGCCGTGGCGCGGTGGGATTGGGTGCCGTGCGCGCCCGCTGTGCGGGCCGAGCCGCTGGGCCGCGCCATCCTCGCGTGCTCGCCGGTGGGGCTGGACGAGCTGGCGCGGGATGTTGGACCGCGGGACCCACGGGCATGTATTACCGCACACTGA
- the LOC133910042 gene encoding ABC transporter G family member STR2-like, with protein sequence MAHQHNGRHGGHRNLETVIDMSQQPEKPGGGRFGFTGGLEFTSLTYTVVKKQRGAGGEWEKKDVDLLHEITGYAPKGCVTAVMGPSGAGKSTFLDALAGRIASLDGRVALDGVEMSPSLIKRSSAYVMQDDRLFPMLTVYETLMFAADFRLGSAVSASDKKLRVENLIEQLGLTSSRNTYIGDEGTRGVSGGERRRVSIGVDIIHGPALLFLDEPTSGLDSTSAHSVIEKVHDIACAGSTVVLTIHQPSSRILLLLDHLIILARGQLMYSGGPKEVTAHLGRMGRKVPKGENSIEHLLDVIQEYDQSEFGVKALAEFCLTGLKPPKLTGANNAADGFSTVSNIPPTPITGPGGEDFDHSLRSQHSKSPWSGVQLTPPRRPKHKDQHGRSHNPPSLSPGFHNHHRYAPEIVMGTPTPLSSAYTVNEDDYLTPTHRVAANATGAPGVGINALGHRGKFANSYVGEVWVLMRRNFTNIWRTPELFLSRLMVLTVMGFLMATMFTKPKDNTQGITNRISFFIFTVCVFFFSSNDAVPAFIQERFIFIRETSHNAYRASAYVVAGLITYLPFLLLQSATYAAIVWFALKLHGQFLYFLVMLYASLLSTNSFVVFISSVVPNFILGYAAVIAFTALFFLFCGYFLNSHSIPMGWKWMNTVSTMKYPYEGLLMNEFRGDHVFSASLRLTGDDILRQLAISTVEDRKWWMVLYLLGWAVFYRVLFYLVLRFASKNKRK encoded by the exons ATGGCGCATCAGCACAATGGCCGGCACGGCGGTCACCGCAACCTGGAGACGGTGATCGACATGTCGCAGCAGCCGGAGAAGCCGGGCGGGGGGCGGTTCGGCTTCACGGGCGGGCTGGAGTTCACCAGCCTCACGTACACGGTCGTCAAGAAGCAGCGCGGCGCGGGCGGGGAGTGGGAGAAGAAGGACGTGGACCTGCTGCACGAGATCACCGGGTACGCGCCCAAGGGGTGCGTCACGGCCGTGATGGGACCCAGCGGCGCCGGCAAGTCCACGTTCCTGGACGCGCTGGCGGGGCGCATCGCCAGCCTCGACGGCCGCGTGGCGCTCGACGGCGTCGAGATGAGCCCCAGCCTCATCAAGCGCTCCTCGGCCTACGTCATGCAGGACGACCGCCTCTTCCCGATGCTCACCGTGTACGAGACGCTCATGTTCGCCGCCGACTTCCGCCTCGGCTCCGCCGTGTCCGCCTCTGACAAGAAGCTCCGCGTCGAGAACCTCATCGAGCAGCTCGGCCTCACC TCATCAAGAAACACGTACATCGGGGACGAGGGCACGAGGGGTGTCTCCGGCGGCGAGCGCCGACGTGTCTCGATCGGCGTGGACATCATCCACGGGCCGGCGCTGCTGTTCCTGGACGAGCCGACGTCGGGACTGGACTCGACGAGCGCGCACAGCGTTATCGAGAAGGTGCACGACATCGCGTGCGCGGGGAGCACCGTGGTACTCACCATCCACCAGCCATCGTCGCGgatcctgctgctgctggaccACCTTATCATCCTGGCGCGCGGGCAGCTCATGTACAGTGGCGGGCCAAAGGAGGTGACTGCGCACCTCGGTCGCATGGGGCGCAAGGTGCCCAAGGGGGAGAACTCCATCGAGCACCTCCTCGACGTCATCCAGGAGTACGACCAGTCGGAGTTCGGCGTCAAGGCGCTCGCCGAGTTCTGCCTCACCGGCCTGAAGCCGCCCAAGCTCACAGGCGCCAACAACGCGGCTGATGGGTTCTCCACCGTGTCCAACATCCCTCCAACGCCGATCACGGGCCCCGGCGGCGAGGATTTCGATCACAGTCTCAGGAGCCAGCACTCCAAGTCTCCATGGAGCGGCGTGCAGCTCACGCCGCCCAGGCGCCCCAAGCACAAGGACCAGCACGGGAGGTCGCACAACCCGCCAAGCTTGTCGCCAGGGTTCCACAACCACCACAGGTACGCGCCGGAGATCGTGATGGGAACGCCGACGCCGCTGAGCAGCGCATACACGGTGAACGAGGACGACTACCTGACGCCGACGCATCGCGTGGCCGCGAACGCGACGGGGGCCCCCGGCGTGGGTATCAACGCGCTCGGGCACCGCGGCAAGTTCGCCAACTCTTACGTGGGGGAGGTGTGGGTGCTGATGCGGCGCAACTTCACCAACATCTGGCGCACACCGGAGCTGTTCCTGTCGCGGCTGATGGTGCTGACGGTGATGGGGTTCCTGATGGCCACCATGTTCACAAAGCCCAAGGACAACACGCAAGGCATCACCAACCGCATCAgcttcttcatcttcaccgtctgcgtcttcttcttctcctccaacGACGCCGTGCCGGCCTTCATCCAGGAGCGCTTCATCTTCATCAGGGAGACCTCGCACAACGCGTATCGCGCCTCCGCCTACGTCGTCGCGGGGCTCATCACCTACCTCCCATTCCTCCTGCTCCAGTCTGCCACCTACGCTGCCATCGTCTGGTTCGCGCTCAAGCTCCACGGCCAGTTCCTCTACTTCCTCGTCATGCTCTACGCGTCCCTCCTCTCCACCAACTCCTTCGTCGTCTTCATCAGCTCCGTCGTGCCAAACTTCATCCTTGG GTACGCGGCGGTGATCGCGTTCAcggcgctcttcttcctcttctgcGGCTACTTCCTCAACAGCCACAGCATCCCAATGGGGTGGAAGTGGATGAACACCGTCTCCACGATGAAGTACCCGTACGAGGGCCTGCTGATGAACGAGTTCCGCGGGGACCATGTCTTCTCCGCGAGCCTCAGGCTCACCGGCGACGACATCCTCCGGCAGCTGGCCATCAGCACCGTGGAGGACCGCAAGTGGTGGATGGTGCTGTACCTCCTCGGCTGGGCCGTCTTCTATCGCGTCCTCTTCTACCTCGTACTCCGCTTCGcctccaagaacaagaggaagtGA